In Microbacterium terrisoli, the genomic stretch CGGTTCGGCAGGAGTACGTCGCGGCCTAGGGGACTTCCGACCCGATCCGATCCCTAGCCCTGTTGCGGGTGAGACCGGCGGCAGCCGCCGGCCGCGACGGTCGGCGGCTGCGGATGGCCGCGACGACGCGGGTTCAGAAGATGTGTGCTTCGCATGTGGCGAGGAATGCCACGCGGCGGCGCTGCAATTCGCGGTAGACGGTGGCACGGGACACATTGAACAGCTCGGCGATCTCAGTCTGGCTGTACTCACCCCGGTCCTGGACGTCGAACAGGAGCTTTCGCTGCGTCATCGACAGCTTTGGCTGCTTGCCCTTCAGGTGTCCCTTCGCACGCGCCACCGCCATCCCTTCTTTCATGCGCAGGGCGAGCCGGTCGAGTTTGGTGACCACGAGCGTGTCACCTTCCCGGACGGCGGCGAGGGCTTCGCGCAGTCCAGGCCTGGCCCGGTTCGTGGCGGTCAGTCCGTGATCGACGTACATGTTCGAATCGAGGACTCCCAGTCGCAGCAGTGCGTCTCGCTGCGAAGTGAGGTCTTGATCCGCTGTGGAGACCCTGGCGTAGCCAATCAGTATTCCGTTCATGCCGCCGACGGTGCCACCGTCACCGCAGAGGCGCACCTGGGTTGGATCCTCATGCGGGCGATGCGCGGAGGCGGGGCGGCTGCGAGCGGCGGTTCGCTCCAGCTTCGGCTTCTCTGTGAGGTCGGAGGGACAGGACTGGGGACGGTCTTGTGCTTTGATGCACGCCTCTCGGCGAGCGCGTTCGATCAGACGCCGGTGAGCTGGGCTAGATTCAGGGACGGTGTGCGGCGGCGTTTTCCGATAACACGCCGACATAGAGGTGCATCCCACTGCCGTGCCCTGTGGGAGTGCGCCAACATATGCCGCTTTAGATGTCGAACGGCCGCTCGCGG encodes the following:
- a CDS encoding recombinase family protein encodes the protein MNGILIGYARVSTADQDLTSQRDALLRLGVLDSNMYVDHGLTATNRARPGLREALAAVREGDTLVVTKLDRLALRMKEGMAVARAKGHLKGKQPKLSMTQRKLLFDVQDRGEYSQTEIAELFNVSRATVYRELQRRRVAFLATCEAHIF